Proteins encoded by one window of Musa acuminata AAA Group cultivar baxijiao chromosome BXJ2-9, Cavendish_Baxijiao_AAA, whole genome shotgun sequence:
- the LOC103996574 gene encoding uncharacterized protein LOC103996574: MGNTDPLLALRHRPSDLMVDIVDYRGRPANRSTSGGWTSALFIIGVEIAERFAFYGISSNLISYLTGPLGESTAMAAAALNAWNGVASMLPLLGAFVADSYLGRYRTIVIASLLYIVGLGTLTLSSMLRIFHPAKCGTACPPPRLQVAMFYVSLYLVAIAQGGHKPCVQAFGADQFDQNDPQERVARSSFFNWWYFGICCGVVVTLVVLSYVQDNIGWGLGFGIPCIVMLCALVLFVLGTRTYRFCLLQEESPFARIGRTLVALARKRLGKLPITELQSDIERVEETKGLFRLFPIWTTCLIYAVVFAQSSTLFTKQGGTLDRRISSKLQVPPAALQSFISVSIIVSIPIYDRILVPVARKFSGLPSGITMLQRIGTGMALSLISMVIASLVEMKRLKTAREFGLVDHPNARIPMSLWWLVPQYVLFGVADVFTMVGLQEFFYDQVPDALRSLGLALYISIFGIGSFISGFLISVINKTTSRGGESWFSNNLNRAHLDYFYWLLAGLSMIELVLYVYFTQAYVLRINGIVDYRGRLANRSTSGGWTSALFIIVVEIAERFAFYGISSNLISYLTGPLGESTAMAAAALNAWNGVASMLPLLGAFVADSYLGRYRTIVIATLLYILGLGTLTLSSMLRIFHPAKCGTACPPRRLQVALFYVSLYLVAIAQGGHKPCVQAFGADQFDQNDPQERVARSSFFNWWYFGICCGVVVTLVILSYVQDNIGWGLGFGIPCIVMLFALVLFVLGTRTYRFCLLQEENPFARIGKTLVALTRKRLGKLPITELQSDIERVEETKGLVRLFPIWTTCLIYAVVFAQSSTLFTKQGGTLDRRISSKLQVPPAALQSFISTSIIVSIPIYDRILVPLARKFSGLPSGITMLQRIGTGMALSLISMVIAALVEMKRLKTAREFGLVDQPNARIPMSLWWLVPQYVLFGVADVFTMVGLQEFFYDQVPDALRSLGLALYMSIFGIGSFISGFLISVINKTTSRGGESWFSNNLNRAHLDYFYWLLAGLSMIELVLYVYFTQAYVYKKKPDIAVM, from the exons ATGGGCAACACGGATCCTCTCCTTGCCCTGCGTCACCGCCCCTCAGATCTCATGGTGGACATCGTCGACTACCGCGGCCGCCCCGCTAACAGATCCACCTCCGGCGGCTGGACCTCCGCTCTCTTCATCATAG GGGTGGAGATAGCCGAGAGATTCGCCTTCTACGGGATATCATCCAACCTGATATCCTACCTCACCGGCCCGCTCGGAGAGTCGACggcgatggcggcggcggcgctcAACGCGTGGAACGGTGTGGCGTCAATGCTGCCGCTCTTGGGGGCCTTCGTCGCCGATTCCTACCTGGGGCGCTACAGAACCATCGTCATCGCCTCTCTCCTCTATATCGTG GGTCTAGGCACGCTGACGCTGTCATCTATGCTACGTATCTTCCATCCGGCGAAATGTGGAACGGCTTGCCCACCTCCTCGGCTCCAAGTGGCAATGTTCTACGTCTCCCTCTACCTGGTGGCAATCGCCCAAGGAGGCCACAAGCCCTGCGTCCAAGCCTTTGGCGCGGACCAGTTTGATCAGAACGACCCCCAGGAACGCGTCGCCAGGAGCTCCTTCTTCAACTGGTGGTACTTCGGAATTTGCTGCGGCGTCGTGGTCACCCTCGTCGTCCTCAGCTACGTCCAGGACAACATCGGCTGGGGCCTTGGGTTCGGAATCCCCTGCATCGTTATGCTGTGTGCCCTCGTGTTGTTCGTGCTCGGAACCAGGACTTACCGCTTCTGCCTCTTGCAAGAGGAGAGCCCCTTCGCTCGGATCGGCAGAACGCTCGTCGCATTGGCAAGAAAGAGGCTGGGAAAACTTCCCATTACCGAACTGCAATCCGA CATCGAACGTGTGGAGGAGACGAAGGGGCTGTTTCGACTGTTCCCCATATGGACGACGTGTTTGATCTACGCCGTTGTGTTCGCGCAGTCCTCAACTCTGTTCACCAAGCAAGGCGGTACATTGGACAGGAGGATCAGCTCCAAGCTTCAGGTGCCGCCGGCGGCGCTGCAGAGTTTTATCAGCGTCTCCATCATCGTCTCCATCCCTATCTACGATCGCATCCTCGTCCCCGTGGCTCGGAAGTTCTCCGGGCTTCCTTCCGGCATCACCATGCTGCAGAGGATTGGCACCGGGATggctctctctctcatctccatGGTGATAGCATCTCTGGTGGAGATGAAGCGGCTCAAAACTGCTCGAGAGTTCGGTCTGGTGGATCATCCCAACGCTAGGATTCCGATGAGCTTGTGGTGGCTGGTGCCTCAGTATGTTCTTTTCGGGGTTGCAGATGTCTTCACCATGGTTGGCCTGCAGGAGTTCTTCTACGACCAAGTCCCTGATGCATTGAGGAGCCTGGGGCTGGCTCTCTATATTAGCATCTTCGGCATCGGCAGCTTCATCAGTGGATTCCTGATCTCTGTGATCAACAAAACGACGAGCAGAGGTGGAGAGAGCTGGTTTTCCAACAATCTGAACCGTGCTCATCTCGATTACTTCTATTGGCTTCTTGCGGGGCTCAGCATGATCGAGCTAGTTCTCTACGTGTACTTTACGCAAGCTTACGT TTTGAGAATCAACGGG ATCGTCGACTACCGCGGCCGCCTCGCTAACAGATCCACCTCCGGCGGCTGGACCTCCGCTCTCTTCATCATAG TGGTGGAGATAGCCGAGAGATTCGCCTTCTACGGGATATCATCTAACCTGATATCCTACCTCACCGGCCCGCTCGGAGAGTCGACGGCGATGGCGGCGGCGGCACTCAACGCGTGGAACGGCGTGGCGTCGATGCTGCCGCTCTTGGGGGCCTTCGTCGCCGATTCCTACCTGGGGCGCTACCGAACCATCGTCATCGCCACTCTACTCTACATCCTG GGTCTAGGCACGCTGACGCTGTCATCTATGCTACGTATCTTCCATCCGGCGAAATGTGGAACGGCTTGCCCACCTCGTCGGCTCCAAGTGGCCTTGTTCTACGTCTCCCTCTATCTGGTGGCAATCGCCCAAGGAGGCCACAAGCCCTGCGTCCAAGCCTTCGGCGCGGACCAGTTCGACCAGAACGACCCCCAGGAACGCGTCGCCAGGAGCTCCTTCTTCAACTGGTGGTACTTCGGAATTTGCTGCGGCGTCGTGGTCACCCTCGTCATCCTCAGCTACGTCCAGGACAACATCGGCTGGGGCCTTGGGTTCGGAATCCCCTGCATCGTTATGCTGTTTGCCCTCGTGTTGTTCGTGCTCGGAACCAGGACTTACCGCTTCTGCCTCTTGCAAGAGGAGAACCCCTTCGCTCGGATCGGCAAAACGCTCGTCGCATTGACAAGAAAGAGGCTGGGAAAACTTCCCATTACCGAACTGCAATCCGA CATCGAACGTGTGGAGGAGACGAAGGGGCTGGTTCGACTGTTCCCTATATGGACGACGTGTTTGATCTACGCCGTTGTGTTCGCGCAGTCCTCAACTCTGTTCACCAAGCAAGGCGGTACATTGGACAGGAGGATCAGCTCCAAGCTTCAGGTGCCGCCGGCGGCGCTGCAGAGTTTCATCAGCACCTCCATCATTGTCTCCATCCCTATCTACGATCGCATCCTCGTCCCTTTGGCTCGGAAGTTCTCCGGGCTTCCTTCCGGCATCACCATGCTGCAGAGGATTGGCACCGGGATGGCTCTGTCTCTCATCTCCATGGTGATAGCGGCTCTGGTGGAGATGAAGCGGCTCAAAACTGCTCGAGAGTTCGGTCTGGTGGATCAGCCCAACGCTAGGATTCCGATGAGCTTGTGGTGGCTGGTGCCTCAGTATGTTCTTTTCGGGGTTGCAGATGTCTTCACCATGGTTGGCCTGCAGGAGTTCTTCTACGACCAAGTCCCTGATGCATTGAGGAGCCTGGGGCTGGCTCTCTACATGAGCATCTTCGGCATCGGCAGCTTCATCAGTGGATTCCTGATCTCTGTGATCAACAAAACGACGAGCAGAGGTGGAGAGAGCTGGTTTTCCAACAATCTGAACCGTGCTCATCTCGATTACTTCTATTGGCTTCTTGCGGGGCTCAGCATGATCGAGCTAGTTCTCTACGTTTACTTCACGCAAGCTTATGTGTATAAGAAAAAGCCGGATATTGCAGTCATGTAG
- the LOC135623897 gene encoding G-type lectin S-receptor-like serine/threonine-protein kinase At2g19130: MWWKWCFDRFNFNSQIEFTESSPMSCNALSLPRLLLECVMPVSFAAMALSRSACAIPLYLSLLVISFLALHQASPSYASDTISPNRSLSGHQNITSAGGQFVLGFFAPSTSSENYYVGIWYNKISLLTAVWVANREIPVTDPSTSELKISDDGNLVLLDQSKGIIWSTGTSIPSNSTVAVILDDGNLQLRDETNSSQVFWQSFDHPSDTWLPRDKLGLNKVTNQLQHLTAWKNKADPAPGIFSLEIDPNGTSQYYIIWNMSQIYWTSGVWNGHIFNLVPEMTKNYIYDFQFVNSSTETYFNYTVKNDSIISRFVLDYATGQIQQLTWMENQKSWMLFWSQPRQQCLVYAICGPFGSCNDISKPFCKCIKGFSVKNQTEWDLGDQSGGCERKTQLNCGRDSSGNSETDDVFFPLSNIKSPDNSQILATVGSDEDCELACLNNCSCTAYSYNATGCFVWHGALLNLQDQYGSDGSTLYLRLAASELQSSRSKKGVVTWIIVGVVVVVVACLAIIQWRRRSRRMIRKSKAVGGTMVPFDYRELQRATNNFSHKLGGGGFGSVFKGSLPDSTVIAVKKLEGLHQGEKQFRSEVSTIGTIQHVNLVRLLGFCSEASRKLLVYEFMPKGSLDTQLFHSDSTALDWKTRYQIAVGTARGLAYLHEQCRDCIIHCDIKPENIVLDASFVPKVADFGLAKLVGRDFSRVLTTMRGTRGYLAPEWITGVAITAKADVYSYGMMLFEIISGRRNLEQTEGGIAGYFPKLVATRLDADGVESLLDPRLGGEANLEEVERACKLACWCIQDGESCRPTMGQVVQVLEGFLDASMPPIPRSILLAETPEDIRFFYELSSKQSSQSRRSNASSSPQTDSTKSNGSGV, translated from the coding sequence atgtggtggaaATGGTGCTTTGACCGTTTCAACTTCAATTCCCAGATTGAGTTCACGGAGAGTTCCCCCATGAGTTGTAATGCTCTCTCCCTACCTCGTTTGTTACTTGAGTGCGTGATGCCCGTTAGCTTTGCAGCCATGGCTCTTTCGAGGTCTGCATGCGCCATCCCCCTTTATCTGTCTCTTCTCGTCATCTCCTTCTTAGCACTCCACCAAGCCTCTCCTTCCTACGCATCTGATACCATCTCCCCCAATCGCTCTCTCTCAGGACACCAGAATATTACCTCAGCAGGGGGCCAATTCGTGCTTGGCTTCTTCGCTCCAAGTACCTCTTCCGAGAACTACTATGTTGGCATCTGGTACAACAAGATCTCCCTGCTCACTGCAGTATGGGTGGCCAACCGAGAGATCCCAGTCACAGACCCAAGCACGTCAGAGCTCAAGATCTCCGATGATGGCAACCTGGTCCTCCTCGATCAGTCCAAAGGCATTATTTGGTCCACCGGTACCAGTATTCCCTCCAACTCCACGGTAGCTGTGATCCTTGACGATGGGAACCTTCAGCTGAGGGACGAGACCAACTCCTCCCAGGTCTTCTGGCAAAGCTTTGATCATCCCAGCGACACTTGGCTCCCCAGAGACAAGCTTGGGTTGAACAAGGTGACCAACCAGCTGCAGCATCTCACAGCCTGGAAGAACAAAGCTGATCCTGCTCCTGGGATCTTCTCCCTCGAGATCGACCCAAATGGAACCAGCCAATACTACATAATATGGAACATGTCTCAGATATATTGGACTAGTGGAGTCTGGAATGGCCATATTTTCAACTTAGTTCCTGAGATGACCAAAAATTACATTTATGACTTCCAATTTGTTAACAGTAGCACGGAGACCTACTTCAACTACACCGTTAAGAATGACAGCATCATCTCCAGGTTCGTATTAGATTATGCTACAGGTCAGATCCAACAATTGACGTGGATGGAGAATCAGAAATCATGGATGCTCTTCTGGTCTCAGCCAAGACAGCAATGCTTAGTGTATGCTATTTGTGGGCCTTTCGGAAGCTGCAACGACATCAGCAAGCCATTTTGCAAGTGCATCAAAGGTTTCAGTGTGAAGAACCAAACCGAGTGGGATTTGGGTGATCAAAGCGGGGGGTGTGAGAGGAAAACTCAGCTGAATTGCGGTCGAGATAGCTCGGGCAATTCTGAGACAGATGATGTGTTCTTTCCGTTGTCGAATATAAAGTCACCCGACAACTCTCAGATTTTGGCCACGGTTGGGAGTGATGAAGATTGTGAATTGGCTTGCTTGAACAACTGTTCTTGTACTGCTTATTCCTACAATGCTACCGGGTGCTTTGTGTGGCATGGCGCCTTGCTTAATCTGCAAGATCAGTATGGATCAGATGGTAGCACCCTGTACCTTCGTCTGGCTGCCTCAGAGCTGCAGAGTTCCAGAAGCAAGAAGGGAGTCGTAACTTGGATCATCGTTGGAGTCGTGGTGGTCGTCGTCGCTTGTTTGGCTATCATACAGTGGAGGCGTCGAAGCAGGCGGATGATCCGTAAGTCAAAGGCTGTGGGAGGCACTATGGTGCCTTTCGATTACAGGGAGCTGCAGCGTGCCACAAACAACTTCTCGCACAAACTTGGGGGAGGAGGCTTCGGATCGGTCTTCAAAGGATCGTTGCCTGACTCCACTGTGATCGCTGTGAAGAAGCTAGAAGGCCTTCACCAAGGAGAGAAGCAATTCCGATCGGAGGTCAGCACGATCGGGACAATTCAGCATGTTAACCTCGTTCGCCTTCTCGGGTTTTGCTCTGAAGCATCCAGGAAGTTACTAGTCTACGAGTTCATGCCAAAAGGTTCTCTCGACACTCAGCTCTTCCATAGCGATTCCACAGCTCTGGATTGGAAAACAAGATACCAAATCGCTGTGGGAACTGCGAGAGGATTAGCTTATCTCCATGAGCAATGCAGAGACTGCATCATACATTGTGACATCAAGCCAGAGAACATAGTGCTGGATGCATCCTTCGTCCCGAAAGTGGCGGATTTCGGTCTCGCGAAGCTTGTGGGACGGGACTTCAGCCGAGTTCTGACGACGATGAGAGGAACCAGAGGCTACCTTGCGCCGGAATGGATCACCGGCGTGGCCATCACCGCGAAAGCTGATGTATACAGCTACGGGATGATGCTGTTTGAGATTATATCAGGAAGGAGAAACTTAGAGCAAACAGAGGGCGGGATTGCTGGTTATTTCCCTAAACTGGTGGCTACCAGGCTCGACGCGGACGGCGTCGAAAGCTTGCTGGATCCCAGGCTTGGAGGCGAAGCTAACTTGGAAGAGGTTGAAAGAGCGTGTAAGCTGGCTTGTTGGTGCATTCAGGATGGTGAGAGTTGCAGGCCTACAATGGGGCAGGTGGTTCAAGTTCTGGAGGGCTTTCTTGATGCTAGCATGCCTCCTATTCCAAGGTCGATATTACTTGCTGAAACCCCAGAGGACATTAGGTTCTTCTACGAGTTATCATCGAAACAGAGTTCCCAGAGCAGGAGGAGTAATGCTTCGAGTAGCCCTCAGACCGACAGCACCAAATCAAACGGTTCTGGCGTCTAA